From the Acidimicrobiales bacterium genome, the window GTGGTTCGTCGGTGGTCAGCTCAACCTGGCCGACGTGTGCGTGGACCGCCACGCTGCCGCCGAGCCTGCCCGGACGGCGGTGGTCTGGGAGGGTGAGGACGGCGAGGTCCGCCGGTGGACCTACGGCGAGCTCCGGGCTCAGGCCGACGGGCTGGCCCGGATGCTGGCCGAGCGCGGGGTCGGGGAGGGCGACGCCGTCGGCATCTTCATGCCCATGGTGCCCGAGACCGTGGCCACCCTGATGGCGGTGGCCAAGCTGGGGGCCGTCTTCCTCCCGCTGTTCAGCGGCTACGCCCCGGTGGCGGTCAGCAACCGGCTGTCGGACGCCGGCGCCGTGGCCCTCGTGACCGCCGACGGCTTTCGCCGCCGGGGGGCGATCGTGCCGATGCTGGACGTGGCCCGGGAGTCGGTCGCCGCCGTCCCCTCGGTTCGCACGGTCGTCGTCGTGGAGCGGATCGGCACCGGAGGCCTCGACCTCGCTGCCGGCGACGGGCGCAAGTGGGCGCCGTGGCCGGGCCCGGGCGAAGCCGTCTCGTCCCGCCCTCTCGACTCGGAGCACCCGCTGTTCATCGGCTACACCTCTGGCACCACCGGTCGACCGAAGGGGTCGGTGCACGTGCACGGCGGTTTCGGGGTGAAGGTGGCCGAGGAGGTGGCGTTCCAGTTCGACTGCCGCCGCGACGACGTCCTCTTCTGGTTCACCGACGTCGGATGGATCATGGGGCCCTGGGAGGTGTTCGGCGGGCTGGCCCTGGGCGCCACACTGCTGCTCTACGAGGGCGTCCCCGACTACCCGGGTCCCGACCGGCTGTGGGCGGTGCTCGAGCGGCACAAGGTGAGCATCTGCGGGGTGAGTCCCACCCTCGTACGGGCTCTGATGGCTCATGGGGACGATCCCGTGACGGCCCACGACCTGTCGGCATTGCGCATCCTCGGCTCGACCGGCGAGCCCTGGAACGAGGACCCGTGGTGGTGGTATTTCCAGGTCGTCGGCGGCGGGCGTTGTCCGGTGATCAACATCTCGGGTGGAACCGAGGTCGGCGCCTGCTTCCTCTCGCCCCATCCGGTCGCGCCCCTCAAGCCCCTTTCGCTCGGAGGTCCGTCGCTCGGGATGGCGGTCGACGTCTTCGACGACCAGGGCCGGTCGCTGCGCAATGCCGTCGGCGAGCTCGTGTGCACCAAGCCGTGGCCGGGGATGACCAGGGGCCTGTTCCGCGACCCGGCGCGCTATCTCGACACCTACTGGTCCCGGTGGCCGGGAGTGTGGACCCACGGCGACTGGGCGTCGATCGACGAAGATGGCGAGTGGTTCCTGCACGGCCGCAGCGACGACACGATCAAGCTGGCGGGCAAGCGCCTCGGGCCGGCGGAGGTCGAGTCGGTGCTCGTCTCGCACCCCGGCGTGCTCGAGGCCGCCGCCGTCGGGATCCCCGACGCCGTCAAAGGGGAGGCGCTCTGGACGTTCGTCGTGCTCGGTCCCGGCTGGCAGCCCGGCGAGGAGCTGCGGGGCGAGCTGACGGCGCTGGTGGCCGACCAGTTGGGACGGTCGTTCCGGCCCTCGAGCGTCCGCTTCGCCACCGCTCTCCCCAAGACGCGCAACGCCAAGGTGCTGCGGCGAGCCGTGCGCTCGGCGGCGACCGGCGCCGATCCCGGCGACCTGTCGGCCCTCGAGGACCCGGCCGCGGTGGACGCCGTGCGGGAGGCCCGATGAGCAGCGGCCGGTGATCCGGGCTTCCACCCTCGAGCTGACCGGGCGTCGGGTGCTGCTGCGGCCGTTGGCCGAGGGCGACTTCCCGCAGTGGCAGGAGGTCCGCCGCCGCTGTCGCGACTGGCTGGTCCCGTGGGAGCCCCGTCCGCCCATGGGCTCCTCGGACGCGGTCGAGGACCGGCGCGCCTTCGCTGCCCGGTGCGGTGGCCGTGAACGGGAGCGCCAGCTCGGAAGCGGCTACGGGTTCGGCATCTTCGTCGAGGGTCGCCTCGGCGGGGAGATCAATCTGTCGTCGATCCAGCGGGGCCCCTTCCAGAACGCCTACGTCGGCTACTGGGTCGACAAGGCCCTCGCCGGCCGGGGCTACGCGCCGGAGGCCCTGGTGGTGGTGCTCCGCTTCGCGTTCGAGGACCTCGACCTGCACCGTGTGCAGGTCTCCATCATTCCCCGCAACCACGCGAGCCGGCGGGTGGTGGAAAAGCTCGGCCTTCGCAACGAAGGGGTGGCGGTGCGCTACCTCCAGATCGACGGCCGCTGGGAGGACCACATCCGTTACGCCATCACCCGCGAGGAGTGGGCCGAGTGGCGCGACCGCTACCTGGGCGCCTGGATCTGAGTCGCGCCCCGGCGGCTTCGCCGCCCCGGGCGGAGGCCCATCTCCGCCGCCTGCTGTCTTACGCCTCGGGCTGGCGGACGACTGCGGGCGAGTGACGGAAGAACGCCTCGACGTCGCGCTCGTAGGTGTACTCGGGAGGCGCCTCGCCGACGACGCGACGCAATCGACGGGCCCGGGCGAAGTTCTCGACGGCGCCCGCCGACGTGTACCGGTACGTGAACCCCGCCTCCTTGAGCCGACGGTTGTCGATGCCCCGCCCGAAACGAAGCAGGCTGAGCAGCTCGGAGGGCAGGTCGAGCAGGCCCAGCTCCCTGAGGGGGGCGGCGGCGACGTTCGTGAGCACCGGAGGCAGGGGCAGCAGGCGGGCGCCGCAGATGTTCGCAACCTCGCTCCATGGCAGTCGGCCGTCTCCCGCGACGTTGTAGATGCCGGCTACGCCGTGCCTGGTGACGAACTCGAGGCAGCGGACGACGTCACCCTCCTCGACGAACTGGAGCAGAGGGTCGAAGCCGAAGATGTAGGGCGCCGTCTGGCGCTCCAGGGCCTGGCTCGTCGCCGTCACGATCTCGGTCCCGAGCACGTTGGCGAAACGCAGCAGGCTCACAACCACGTGGGGGTTGTCCTCGGCGAAGTCGCGCAGGTAGCCCTCCGCCTCGAGCAGAGACGACTCGATCCTGGTATTCGGCGGCCCGGAGCGAGGAGTCTCCTCCCGGAACCACACTGGATCCTGGAACGAGGACCCGTACACCAGGGCGGACGACTTCACGACGATCTGACGGACTGGGGCGCCAGCCGCGCTGGCCGCGGCCAGCAGGTTCATCGTCCCGATGACGTTCGTCTCGTGCAGCG encodes:
- a CDS encoding AMP-binding protein; the encoded protein is MSGASAGRMAAALEAGQGGRPGRQDSGAPATEAWRPDPDQAAATNVGRFMARHGLSRFEDLVARSIDDPAWFWAAVVDFLRIPFVEPWREVLNVEQGAPWAKWFVGGQLNLADVCVDRHAAAEPARTAVVWEGEDGEVRRWTYGELRAQADGLARMLAERGVGEGDAVGIFMPMVPETVATLMAVAKLGAVFLPLFSGYAPVAVSNRLSDAGAVALVTADGFRRRGAIVPMLDVARESVAAVPSVRTVVVVERIGTGGLDLAAGDGRKWAPWPGPGEAVSSRPLDSEHPLFIGYTSGTTGRPKGSVHVHGGFGVKVAEEVAFQFDCRRDDVLFWFTDVGWIMGPWEVFGGLALGATLLLYEGVPDYPGPDRLWAVLERHKVSICGVSPTLVRALMAHGDDPVTAHDLSALRILGSTGEPWNEDPWWWYFQVVGGGRCPVINISGGTEVGACFLSPHPVAPLKPLSLGGPSLGMAVDVFDDQGRSLRNAVGELVCTKPWPGMTRGLFRDPARYLDTYWSRWPGVWTHGDWASIDEDGEWFLHGRSDDTIKLAGKRLGPAEVESVLVSHPGVLEAAAVGIPDAVKGEALWTFVVLGPGWQPGEELRGELTALVADQLGRSFRPSSVRFATALPKTRNAKVLRRAVRSAATGADPGDLSALEDPAAVDAVREAR
- a CDS encoding NAD-dependent epimerase/dehydratase family protein; translation: MGRRVLITGLGTFWGGRMAQALEQDPDVEMIVGLDTVTPTVALERTEYVRADQSYSILSRIVRAAQVDTIVHTFLVVDSTRMSGRALHETNVIGTMNLLAAASAAGAPVRQIVVKSSALVYGSSFQDPVWFREETPRSGPPNTRIESSLLEAEGYLRDFAEDNPHVVVSLLRFANVLGTEIVTATSQALERQTAPYIFGFDPLLQFVEEGDVVRCLEFVTRHGVAGIYNVAGDGRLPWSEVANICGARLLPLPPVLTNVAAAPLRELGLLDLPSELLSLLRFGRGIDNRRLKEAGFTYRYTSAGAVENFARARRLRRVVGEAPPEYTYERDVEAFFRHSPAVVRQPEA
- a CDS encoding GNAT family protein, coding for MIRASTLELTGRRVLLRPLAEGDFPQWQEVRRRCRDWLVPWEPRPPMGSSDAVEDRRAFAARCGGRERERQLGSGYGFGIFVEGRLGGEINLSSIQRGPFQNAYVGYWVDKALAGRGYAPEALVVVLRFAFEDLDLHRVQVSIIPRNHASRRVVEKLGLRNEGVAVRYLQIDGRWEDHIRYAITREEWAEWRDRYLGAWI